A single window of Nicotiana tomentosiformis chromosome 1, ASM39032v3, whole genome shotgun sequence DNA harbors:
- the LOC138908609 gene encoding uncharacterized protein: MRSDSSQRDPNLWCEYDGTNGHRTWDCRHLREEVAILLKNGHLIEFSSDRAKNNYGRNRDNAEPSKVGEETPCQMINMIFGRTEINGVTFSVAKKTKVSIKRVLVDQGSSAIIIQWRVLEQDKLTGSIIPLIKLLVGFNLASVMTWGEILLLTNAEGVMKTTLFEVVDGVMGYNIILGRSWLHEMKDVTSTYHQLLKFPTPEGIKQTRGDELALREMNAISVSSIKGKEHTT; this comes from the exons atgagatccgattccagccagagggatcccaacttatggtgtgaatacgATGGGACGAACGGCCACCGAACATGGGACTGTCGACACCTTCGAGAAGAGGTGGCAATACTattaaagaatggtcacctcataGAATTCTcaagtgaccgagctaagaacaattatggtcgtaataGAGACAATGCAGAACCTTCGAAAGTAGGAGAAGAAACCCCATGCCAaatgatcaatatgatcttcggaAGGActgagattaacggggtcaccttttcggtagcgaagaagacaaaagtatct attaaacgtgttctagtggatcaaGGAAGTTCGGCTattatcatacaatggagagtattggagcaagatAAACttaccggaagcattattccgttAATAAAGCTCCTCGTTGGATTTAACCTTGCGAGCGTGATGACCTGGGGAGAGATTTTGCTGCTCAcaaatgctgaaggagtaatgaaaacaactctcttcgaagtagtagatggtgtcatgggatacaatatcatcctgggaagatcatggttacacgagatgaaagatgtaacctcaacatatcatcaattgctgaagtttccaacgcccgaGGGAATCAAGCAGACAAGAGGTGATGAACTGGCAttaagggagatgaatgcaatttcggtttCCAGTATCAAAGGGAAGGAGCACacgacatag